The window atatatatatatatatatatatatatatgtatgtgtgtgtgtgtgtgtgtgtgtgtgtgtatgtatatgtatatgtatatgtacacacatacacacacacacacacataaatatatatatatatatatatatatatatatatatgtatatatatatatatatatatatatacgtgtgtgtgtgtgtgtgtgtgtgtgtgtgtatgtgtttgtgtgtgtgtgtgtgtgtgtgtgtgtgtgtgtgtgtgtaaatatacatatatatacatacacacacacacacacacacacacacacacacacacacacacacacacacacacacacacacacacacacgtatatatatatatatatatatatatacatatatatatatatgtatgtgtgtgtgtgtgtgtatgtgtgtacatatacatatacatatacatacacacacacacacacacacacacacatacaatgtacatatatatatatatatacatatatatgcatgtatatatatatgtatgtgtgtgtgtgtgtgtgtgtgtgtgtgtatgtacacacacacacacacacacacacacacaaacacatacacacacgtgtgcaaacacacacacacacacacacacacacacacacacacacacacacacacacacgtgtgcacacacacacacacacacacacacacacacacacacacacacacacacacacacacacacacacacacacacacacatatatatatacatatatatacatatatatacatatatatacatgtgtatatataagtgtgtgtatatatattcatatatacatatatatgtatatatgtgtatatatatgtatgtatgtatatatatacttatatatacacatacatatacatacatatatacatatatacatatatatacatatatatatatgtatatatgtgtgtgtgtgcgtgtgtgtgtgtgtgtgtgtgtgtgtgtgtgtgtttatatataaatatatatatacccatatatacatatgtttatatgtatatatatatacatatacatatacatacatatattctaatatacatacatatatatatatatatatatatatgtgtgtgtgtgtgtgtgtgtgtgtgtgtgtgtgtgtgtgtatatatatatatatatatatatatatatatatatgcgcacacatccacactcacacacacatacacatacatgtatgtatttatatatatatatatatatatatatatatatatatatatatatgtgtgtgcatatatgtatatatatatatatacacacatggtttTAATACAGTCATAGTCGGTATAGATATTTGTAAAACTtttttaaattgataatgataccaataatgacaatataaagtaGCAATGATTGAAGTATTAGTGAATGCAGTTTAATAACATTGATGGCAGCGGAGGCAGCCGTAAGAATGAGGTAGTGCCATTGACAGTAGTGCAATAATAAAAGTGGTAGTGGTAGTTCATACGATGCAGTAGTAGCATTATAggcgatataataataataacaacgttacTATTATATTAGGAGTATAAAAGATCAGATTTAAGCAGTGTCATTAACTAGACAGACGTgacagatctctctctccctctcacaggaATGGGTTCCCGACGAAGGAGGTCACGGCCTGGCCAGTCCTCCCCGCAAGGGTTCGTGCCCCTCTATTCGTGACCTGCCCTCGCCCGTCATGGGTCGCCACTCTCTCAaccgcccgcccccgcccgcaACCACACGCAGAACAAGGTCAACGGTCAAGCTCACGCCCATCAGCAAGTAATCTGCTCCTTCTTGGGTCCTCGGCATCCCGTAGGAACCGAAGAAGCGAGGTGAGGGTGACTTCAAGAGGACACGGTACAGTGACTCGCCATCACGCGATCCTCCCCTCGTCACGTGACCCCCCCGCCTGATGACGTCACAAGATGGCGAGTTCGACCTGCGGGGATTCACGCGTCGGAAGAGGTCCTCGAGTTCATATTGGCCGACCGTTCTCAAGAGGTGGTGTCTGAAGGCTGTGTGAATCCTTCCAGTCTTAGGATgtagtctcttctctctctctctctctctctctctctctctctctctctctctctctctctctctctctctctctctctctctctctctctctctctctctcgctctctctctctctctctctctgtctctctctgtctctctctgtctctctctgtctctctctctctctctctctctctctctctctctctctctctctctctctctctctctctctctctctctctctcgctctctctctctctctctctctctctctctctctctctctctctctctctctctctctctctctctctctctctctctctctctctctctctctctcactctctctttacacatctacacacaaatacatacatatatatctgcatatatatatatatatatatatatatatatatatatatatatatatatatatatgcatgtatatgtgtgtatgtatacacacacacacatacacacagatgtgtgtgtatgtatgtatgtatgtatgtatatatatatatatatatatatatatatatatatatatatatatgtatatatagatatatatatacatatatatatatatgtgtatatatatatatatatatatatgtatatatatatatatgtgtgtgtgtgtgtgtgtgtgtgtgtgtgtgtgtgcgtgtgtgtgtgtgtgtatatatatgtatatatatatatatacatatatatatgtatgtatatataaatataaatatatatgtgtgtgtgtgtgtgtgtgcctgtgtgtgtgtgtgtgtgtgtgtgtgtgtgtgtgtgtgtgtgtgtgtgtgtgtgtgtgtgtgtgtatgtatatatatgtgtatgaatatataaatatatatatatatatatatttatatatatatatatatatatatatatatatatatatatatatatatatatatatatatgatatacatacatacatgcatacgtatatatataattatatttatatacatatatacacatatacacacacacacacacacacacacacacacacacacacacacacacatatatatatatataattatgtagatacatacatatatatatatatgaatatatatatatatatatatatatatatataatgtatatatatatatatatatatatatatatatatatatatacatgtgtgtgtgtgtgtgtgtgtgagtgtgtgtgtgtttatgtgtgtgtgtgtgtgtgtgtgtgtgtgtgtgtgtgtgtgtgtgtgtttgtgtgtgtgtgtgtgtgtgtgtgtgtgttctctttcgctttccttcatGGTTACCTCCGTCCACTATTCTATAACTAATAATAAACGATTATCAGTAACGTATCAGATGAACATTCTTAGAGAAAATATTTTCTTCAAAATTAGATTTGCTAAATAACAAGATGAATATAAACTTTCACTCTACTGTGtaactgcctatctgtctattttcctttaatatttgcattttttttaatgatctctatgtacatcttcctcctttttcttacttgttctttttccttttcaaaatAATATGCCATTCCCTGCTGCCGTCCTGAGGTAGAAGTAGCAAAGAGTAGAGAGCAATGACTGTGAAGCGAAATAACAGACGGTCTCCAGTTGTTGACGGTAAATGGTAGAAAAGAATGTTATAATCAAAAACTATACATAAATGACGTGTATGCAGAAACATAATACTGTGGTATATAGGAAAAGAAACTATACGAGAGAACTCTTTTATCAAAGgctatatgttatgtataatacAAGAGTTCCAAGGGACCTATACTTAGTGAAGACACTGTATACAAAAGTttcttatcgctatcattattaaataaaaaCTGATCGCGGACTATATAACCAAGAGATGCTTATGTCTCTTATGCCAACACACGTGGAGAGCACAGGTGTGACTAGGTATTACGTCTTTACAAGCTCCATAATACAAGATCAAAGGAAATTTATTACGTATTTATAAGCTTTGTCAGCCAGGACAAGGGTAAGAGTTCCTTGTCCAGTAAAATTCCCCGTTTGTAAATAATATTTCCTTGTCGTTTCTCTGCGCTTATAcatgtaatatttttctttcatttacgctCACCAATGTCAATCATTGATTCTCTTTGTGTATCTTTTTCTTCTATCAACTATATACATATCCTTTGCATGTAACATGTTTACAAATATTACTCGGTATTTGTCATATTTGGTTGAATGTTCTAGATATCTCAGTGTTATAGTAGCTTCCTTATAACATGGAATCTTCTCCCGGTATATGTAAATGTTAATGGTTTCAGTGATGTCTCAGGTTACCATACGACGATAGATGGAATGGCATTGCCCAGTGGTACATATATACGGACTCTTATTCGTACTTTGTTTGGAAATAGATGTCTTTTGAAGgaagtatatattgtattttatggCATATAAGACACTCGTAATCCCTGGTATATGATGTTTACTGTCTTTATAgaatgaatgtgtaaatatatataataatggacAGTTTTCTTGCAAGTGTAAATATCATCTAACTGTTTCTTATAATGAATTGATCATTCAAATCATTGAGCAATTATTTTAAATACTAAGTCCACATTGAAAGTGTGTGTCAGTCTTAAGTGCCGCAGAATATGGTGTTTCTATAagaatatgttctatatatattctacttatctacctatgtatctttatatatatatatatatatatatataaatatatatatatgtatatatatatatatatatatatatatatacatgtatgtgtgtgcgtgtgtatgtatgtgtgtgtgtgtgtgtgtgtgtgtgtgtattaatatatatatatatatatatatatatatatatatatatatatatatatatatattatatatgtatgtgtgtgtgtatatatatatatatatatatatatatatatatatatatatatatatatatatacatatatgtttatatacatacataaatatatatacatatatatatattttttttttctgtgtgtgtgtgtattaatacatatatatgtatatatatatatatatatatatatatatatatatatatatatatatatttatatatatgtatatatatatgtttatacacatatatatatatatatgtgtgtgtgtgtgtgtgtatgtgtgtgtgtgtgtgtgtgtgtctgtgtgtgtgtgtgtgtgtgtgtgtgtgtgtgtaaatatgtgtgtatatatacatatatatatatatatatatatatatatatatgtgtgtgtgtgtgtgtgtgtgtgtgtgtgtgtgtgtgtattaatatatatatatacatatatatatatatatggttatacatatatatacatatatgtgtgtgtgtgtgtgtgtgtgtgtgtgtgtatgtgtgtgtgtgtgtctgtgtgtgtgtgtgtgtgcgtgtgtgtgtgtgtgtgtgtataaatatgtgtgtatatatacatatatatatatatgtgtgtgtgtgtgtgtgtgtgtgtgtgtgtgtgtgtgtgtgtgtacatgtataaacatacatacatgcatatatgtgtatgtgtatatatatatatatatatatatatatatatatatatatgtatatatatacgcatatatacatatatatatgtatatgtatatacatatatatatatataaatgtgtgtgtgtgtgcgtgtgtgtgtgtgtgagtgtgtgagtgtgtgtgtgtgtgtgtgtgtgtgtgtgtgtgtgtgtgtgtgtgtgtgtgtgtgtgtttatgttggtggtgtattcatatatacacatatacttaaatatgtgtgtatatatatatatatatatatatatgtatatacatatatatcagtatgtgtgtatggtgtgtatatacaaatatatatatatatatatttatatcagtatggTATATGAAAATTCTATATCAGCAGCATTTTCTGCGGCCATTTATCTGCAACACAAGGGTCTTGATTACTCGATAATGATTGCACTGAAGGATTCGCAATGCAGACACAGAGCTGTTAAGGGCGACGAACGTGACTGGCAACGAATTgaatacagacagatataaatatggaaCAATGAatggtatctttattattaaaagGATGTGAAGAGACGTTCTTTTAACATGTTGTTTTATCTGACCTGCGAATAGAAAATCTAACATGATATGTTGGATATAAGCACTTAGTGTCTGATTTTATGTGAATTACTTATAAAGCTCTTACTACCATGTTATATGTTCACTTATGAgtcattcatgatatatatattgtagctatATATAATGAATGCATAAGTTATGCTTGTCTAAATGAGGAAAGTCGGGGAGATTAAACTGAATTTCTGTTCTGCCTTCTTATCAGATCATAAAAAAACAGTCCAGAAGCTTAATCAAATCCTTTTTACCTTGTGTTATGGTGATGTTTTTAAGCATTACCCTGGTTACATATTACCGCATTCCAGTATAACGTCCGACCTATAAGAGTATACCCAGCACCCACGTCCTTTGTTATAATACGCAATACGTATGTTTTTATTAGTTCAAAAAGGATTACGCAGCTTCAGTGATGATGCCACATCCTgacagagagtaagacagagggTAAAGGAATTTCTTGAGGAAGCTGTACCCAGTTACAAAGTAACTCCCAATTAGCACTAATCCTATTTAGGAAttccattgataataataataatagtatatttcATGTGTCTATATGTAGGTTTCTTTGTGAGAAAAGTAAGACCTCTTTTCTGATGGATTTGTGTGAGGAGAAACGAAAGTCTCAAACCAGCCAATATATCGTGaaatatcatcgtttttatttaattttagttTGAGGTTTGATTTCTTACAACCTCCAACAACGATCAACAGAATGTGCCTCAAAGTAGTGTGGATTAGAAACAAAATTATCAATAAGATTTATTACATGCATACGTAGTGTTTCGGTAGCCCTCGGTTGTAAggaaatgtttgttttatttttagtctGGTAAACATGaggttatatacgtatgtatgcatttacatactttCATGtcaagtatttttttctgtgattgtatgggaatgaaaataaatggttCAGTAAACGTACCGTTGATAATAAAACCGGTAATTgaacgtgtatgtgtttgaagtCTCTTTAAAAGTCTTCAGTCTCATGTTGGTGATTGTTCCTGTTTATTATGAATTAGTGTTTTGATGTACTAAACGATTTACGTTTGCTTTCCTGTGCTTATATTTTGATGTATCACATAGTTGATTAcgactataaatacatatgtgtatatgtgtgcgtatgtgtgtgtgtgtgtatgtatatatatgtatatatatatatatatatatatatatatatatatatatatgtgtgtgtgtgtgtgtgtgtgtgtgtgtgtgtgtgtgtgtgtgtgtgtgtgcgcacaaacacacacacaaacacacacacacatatatatatatatatatatatatatatatatatgtatatgtatatatatatgtttgtgtgtctgtgtgtgtgtgtctgtgtaagtgtgagtgtgtgtgtgtgtgtgcgtgtgtgtgtgtgtgtgtgtgtgtgtgtgtgtgtgtgtgtgtgtgtgtgtgtgtgtgcgcgcgtgtgtgtagtagtatatatatatatatatatatatatatatatatatataatatatatatatgtatgtgtatatatatatatatacatgtatatgtgtgtatatatatgtatgtacatatatgtatatgtatatacatatatatgtatgtatatatatatatacatatgtatatataatatgtttttatatatattatatatatatatatatgtgtgtgtgtgtgtgtgtgtgtgtgtgtgtgtgtgtgtgtgtgtgtgtgtgttttgtgtgtgtgtgcgcgtgtgtgtgtgtgtgtctatatatatatatatatatatatatatatatatatgtatgtctatatgtacatgtatatgtgtgcatatatatgtatgtacacacacacacacatatatatatatatatatatatatacacatatctacatatatacatatatatgtatatatacgtatatatatatgcacatatatatgtatatgtatatatatgcacacacacacacacacacacacacacacacacacacatatatatatatgaaagatgtgtCGGACTTTCAGTCTAAATACGGAAATCAAAGATGTTCCTGCCAGTAAATGGAGTTGAAAATCatcttgttgttgtgttttgtaaTTATGTTTAAATGGTTACATACAATACCTGATGTTTGTGCCCAATAAAGGAATATGTTGACTCTAACTTTGTGTTTTCCTGACATAAATTTAATCACAGAAAATGTTGAGAGTTGTTCAGTACATAAACAATTCACTTGGATGACCTATAGACCGAAAaactataggtgtgtgtgtgtgtttgtctgtgtgtatgtgtgtgtgcgcgtgtgtgcgtgtgtgcgcgtgtgcgcgtgtgcgcgtgtgcgtgtgtgcgtgtgtgcgtgtgtgcgtgtgtgcgtgtgtacgtgtgtgcgtgtgtgcgtgtgtgtgtgtgtttgtgtgtgtcgtgaTCGAACGTATGTACTAGCAGTGTGCAACCACGATGATAAAAGAGCTATGCAGATAGGAAGGATGTAGAAGGGAAGGCTGGAGCGCAACAGCGAGGCATAAAACAGGAGAACTTTCGCCAGACGCAACACCTGCACGGTTATTTAACCTGGCAGCTGCATTGTAAACTAGTCTACAGATAATTCAGAGTAAGATACATCCGTCTGCAAacagataacgataatggtgcaTTTGAGGTAGCTCGCCAATCAGAGAGATGCTAGATTATCGAAATTCGTCTATTCGGAAATCCGCCAAAGACTTGTGACGTAGGTGCTAAACATTACGTCACGTTTCCAAAGCTGCAGTTAGGAAAATCTATATTTTGGACTTTATAAAAGGATGAAAGAGTAATTCCAAGATGTGAAACTATTTTAAAgccattttatgtttatttccgAATTGCCTACTCATTCAAAATAACCAAGAGACGATACAGTAAATAAGTAAGAGATGTCCATCAGAGTGCGAATAGGCCGTTTCGAATCCTCCTCGGAACACTAGTTCGAATActtctttcatttatatacactctATAAATATAAGGCAAAGATTGATACATGTTTAATTTATCTTGCTATTTACTTTATAGTTGAAGATTCAAAAGTTGGCCCggatttcttattttccattcttgTTTATAATTAATAGCACGGGAGTGGAAAACTTTCACTTGCCTAGAAAAGTATCccttaaatatcaatataaagaaAACGGGCTGAGGGTCGCCAGGATGCCATGCCGTCGACTTTTGATGTTttctatgtattttattatttgtcattttgaAACAGCTTTCCTGCGCTACTGTCAACGCCTAGCGAGCTTGTTTTGAAGGGTAAAGATATGCAGTCAATCGTTCGGTATAACACCAAAATATTCTTGTCTATGAAAAGTGACTCTCAATAAGTTCGAGTAATGCTTAAATTTCATGGAAGATGAAAACGGGAAGAATATAGGTTAAATATGATGGCCTGAACGACCTACTAGACATTTAAGACTCTGACACATATTATGAGTGATAGCACTGAAGATTGTGAttatctgtagtttttttttttcaattcataaatgcgcgcacacacacacacacgcacacacacacgcgtacacgcacgcacacacacacacacacacacacacacacacacacacacacacacacacacacacacacacacacacacgcacacgcacgcacaaacacacgcacacacacagatacacacacgtattgtTTACCGCAAATTCACCAATGATTTGATTCCCTTTTGGCTAATTGTCCTATATTCACACGCTACTACAGATCAGATCAGTGTGTAATATGTTTATTAAAATGCAACGCAAATTTGTAAAGAAAACTCAAGAATAATTAATTCAATTATGATGAAGTTCCTCGTAGAGTATATACTTAATGCATAAATTTCCGGCACTGGCCTCTGTAACTGAGTTCCTCGCggcatatattgtgcatatatatatataacatgtattaatgtacatgtggtatgtgtgtgtgtgtgtgtgtgtatgtgtgtgtgtgtgtgtgtgtgtgtgtgtgtgtgtgtgtgcgcgcgcgcgcgtgtgtgtgtgtgtgtgtattatttcttgCACAAACATTATTCGTTAGGAAGTACTGAAGTTACATTTATGAGTGTTCTTTTATTCTACATACAAAGACCACAAAAACAGGTTGAAGTGTTGCTTCTCTGCCACAAATTTTGTGACAATATTCGAAAATTAAGGAAATCATAATAcaacacaaataatgaaaatgaaaaaaaataactgaaatcaTGTTAAAAATGCCACTGAAATACCATTGTTAACACATtcagatggaaagagaaaatacaaagatGGTTGCGACGTGAAGATTCAgggcattaacacacacactgaGCTTCGGGGCAGTAACCAGCACGGCAGTTCTGAGCACACCACTGGTCCAGTCCCGGCACCCAGTTCGGAGAGCCAGGCGGTATTCCTTTACACTCATTTCCCCCGCTGGCACCACCCCAGCCTGACCCTGTGCCTCCTGAATTGGCACCGCCCCAGCCTGATCCTGTGCCTCCTGAACTGGCACCGCCCCAGCCTGATCCTGTGCTTCCTGAACTGGCACCGCCCCAGCCTGACCCAGTACCTCTATTTCTATCGTTGGCACCGCCCCAGCCTGACCCAGTACTTCCGCCAGCGTTGGTATAATACTTCCTGCCCGTGGTGGTCTCAGCCCTGTGATGACCTTCTCTCCAGCCTGACTCGCCATGATGACCTCTGTTCCCCCCTGACCAGGTATGACGACCTCCCTCTGTGCTGCCTCTTCCCCTCCAGTCTGTGGCGCCTGGTGTCTCCGGGGGCACGTACGGCGGTCTTGGAGAGCCGTGGGATGGCCCTCCGCCTAAGTCTTTACCGCCATTACCATAGGCATTGGCTTTGTTTGTTGTGCTCTGGGAGCTGAAGTCGCGACCGCTGCTGCTGCTCGTGCTCGTGCTCGTGCTGGTGCTGCTGATGAAGCTGGAAGACTGCTCGAGGTCGTCTTCTCGTGAGTCATCCTCGCTGAaagtaaaatcgaaaaaaaaataattacattttcCATCTACGTTTAAGTCCTTATGGGATTTCGTaaatacaatatcaataataaggatattgaagaaaataataacaataaaaaaaatgataatgataataatgatcataacgataataataatcttgatgaagTACATGAGCATGATATACGAGTCTTACTAGATTTTATCAACAGTATTTCCATTGAGTAAATACATATGAGAATGCgtaaggggcagagagagagagagagagagagagagagagagagagagtgagagagagagagagagagagagagagagagagagagagagagagagagagagagagagagagagagagagagagagagagagagagaggagagaaattaaaaacataaacatactcTCTAAATGTTGCGGAGGAAGTCTGTGTGGTCCACCGATCGTCGTCGCTGTCATCTTCGATCTGAAAACATCATTATGAGCGATACGTGATTTAATGTGgaactagaaagagagaatatagcaATCAAGTATTTTACAACCAAGTGTTATTGTACAACAGACTAAAATAACCACAAATAGACAACAGATCATTTGTATTCAGTGACAAATCGACATGAAAGTAAAATGACACCAGCGAAATCCTCTATAATAGCTTGAAAACAATTAAGCTTTTAATTAATGATATTGGTGTTTGGTATCTTCCACTTGACCTCCACTACATACCAGGTTCTCTCGCTGTGACGTCGACGAGAAGTTCTCGTTGACAGCTCTCCGATCAGCATCTGTTGACGTCTGTGACAGGAAAGGAATATATTTCGTTTTTCGTTTAAAGCTAAACTAGTCATCCACTGCTGTTATgactgttagcattattgttgttgttgtcatcatcattattattatcatcattattaataataataatactattatcattattaattaattaatcattattattattagtagtattatcatatttattattattgttattattagtagtagtattatcagtattaccgttattatcattatcattactgttatttttgtcattattattatcagtataatcagtactatcatcattattattatcgttatgatccttattatcactatcatttttttattgttattattttcttcaatatcattattatttatattactattatcgttatcattattattatcttttttgctatcattatcatcatcatcatcattattattattattattattattattattattattattattattattattattattattattatcattattattatcatcatcatcatcattattattatccctatcattatcataataataatatttttattaccattattatcataattattattgttattattactgttattatcatcattattattatttttgttttttttattataattatcattactatcattattgttattattatcattattattattattatcattattaatgttattattattattattagtattactattatcattatcattattattttttttttttatcatcaatattattattatcattgttcttaatacaattattaacattattattattatttgtattatcattatcgttattgttggtgtcttatcactattattatcattatcattattatcattattattggcatcttATCactattacggttatcattaccatatttatcattactgtcatttttgttGAAAGTGGGCAGTAACTTATTATACGTTATTGATGCTAATTGAATTAAAATATTGTAAATGTTCTCTATTATCTTGAATCCTTTTCTGTCTCATAAAGATTCGGTCATCGTCATTACAAAATTCGTGATGAAAAAggttattatattgttaattaaGGTCAAAGATGGGTTTACGCAGCCTGAGATTGCAAGGGATTTTACCGCGTGTGAgtgcttatctatttgtctattttgtttCCTTGTCTATTTAATAGTCAAGATCTttactgggtttttttttcttattccacgAACCAACACATATAACTAAACCCACAAATAGAGTCGCAAACAGCCACAAACATCCACAAACAAAtccacaaacaaaccaacaaacacacaaacaaacccacaacaaacaaacaaacccacaaaacaaaccaacaaacaaacccacTAACAAAACCACAgacaaacccacaaacaaaccacccaacaaacaaaaccacagacaaaccaacaaaccactccacaaaaaaaacacagacaaaccaacaaacaaacccacaacaaactcacaaacaaatacaaataaacacacaaacaaatacaaacaaaaaaaaacgaa of the Penaeus chinensis breed Huanghai No. 1 chromosome 27, ASM1920278v2, whole genome shotgun sequence genome contains:
- the LOC125039715 gene encoding protein RNA-directed DNA methylation 3-like, translated to MCTTPMWLALLLLVGVNRAAVVGEDEGSWAACEEAVCHEVLRQTEGLHRLKLLRGYIIQTMRLMDKLVTSMDEELVQAGKGMADFIGPKCEGSHAFLRDIIATSTDADRRAVNENFSSTSQRENLIEDDSDDDRWTTQTSSATFRDEDDSREDDLEQSSSFISSTSTSTSTSSSSGRDFSSQSTTNKANAYGNGGKDLGGGPSHGSPRPPYVPPETPGATDWRGRGSTEGGRHTWSGGNRGHHGESGWREGHHRAETTTGRKYYTNAGGSTGSGWGGANDRNRGTGSGWGGASSGSTGSGWGGASSGGTGSGWGGANSGGTGSGWGGASGGNECKGIPPGSPNWVPGLDQWCAQNCRAGYCPEAQCVC